CGGTTCCAACCTCAACAACTTTCCCTGTTCTTGGTTTTTCCTTCGCCGTGTCAGGGATTATTATCCCGCCCTTGGTTCTGCTCTCTTCAAGCTCTTGTGGCTCAACCAAGACCCGATCCTCAAAAGGTTTGATCTGCATCTTCGCTTCCTCCTTCCCCTCCTTCTGATTGTTTGTCCTTTTTCTCTCCACCCGGAGCGCTCCTTCCTAGATTCGTGCTCAGCCTGATGGCGTCTTCATCATCTCACCTCAACCAGCATCTTCCGCCTATTGCCTCTCCCCCTCTTTTACGAATAGCGATGGGTTTACTTCATAGATAGGCATCCCTGTCCGGGAGACTTCGGCCAATGAGCCCAGTTTGGGACTCATCACCCCACTTCCCTTGAGCTCGGCTATCAGAGTATCAACCCTGTCTCCCAGACCCAGCTCACAGCATATCTTCTCTATCTG
The genomic region above belongs to Deltaproteobacteria bacterium and contains:
- a CDS encoding co-chaperone GroES — its product is MQIKPFEDRVLVEPQELEESRTKGGIIIPDTAKEKPRTGKVVEVGTDEGLAENIEVGDRIVFAKFTGDEIEFEGKKYLIVSRSDILAVIK